The nucleotide window CAAATCATTTATGTCCAATCCGAGAGGTGTTCATAAGGGAACACAGCACATCCTCATGCATTAAGGGGCATTTGGTAACAATTGCTCATTTGTTCTGGATTGAGACataaatggtttggatttgtcCTAAAATATGCGTAGATTCATGAATCATTTGGGAAAgagtttcatatatatttgttcAATTTTgggacatattcatgaaacactcactcGTGTCAAACGGCCACTAAGAGTGTTCATGTGAAAGCGCTGTTTTAGTCTCAACTCATCACATCAAACCGTTGTCCAGATTGATCGGACCTGGGTTGGATATGGGCCTACCTCGAGTCCAGCATCATGGGTTGGCCATGTTTAGATTTTGAATTGGATAATAGACGGATCAGTCGATTGGAACAGAAATTGATTTATCTGAGATCGACAAATTGAATAAACGTGATGGATATTCCTAGAGAAATGTTCATAGCATAAAAGATTCGATTTCAAGATAGATATGTTTGCAAAGAACAGTTTTTGTGGTACAGTTAACAAAGCTGATCGTTCCAGAAAACACCAGTATATTGTTTGATTTTAtctcttttctcatctttacTGGTATTCTCTTCCTGCATCCTTTTGaataagagaaaacaaaagcacCTAAAACAACAAAAGTAACAATAAAAGTTATCGATGAGCTGCTTAACTTTTGACAGAGataattgatttttaatatacaataataaaataacCTTAACAAAAACCACTCCCGCCATGGCCTCCAAAAGATATTTTTGTATTCAAGACGTACTTCTCCCATTTTGTATTAATAAGCAGTTTTTGGAAAATACTTTTCATACGTTGCCAATCATTTATTATTTGCTCAAATGTTAATTCTCGTGAAAGACATAAAGATATTTATATCAAGATCTTTCTTTcgttttatataaaaaagacAATGTTTTTTAGTCTAACAAGCAACTCTTTGCAAGTTTCTTCTAAAAAATTGAACAGTGATTTGTTATCTGCTCGAAAGACAATCGACTTTTTGtagtctttttttcttttggaaaatatgaatAAGATAGGAAAAGCCCTTTACATTCTGACGGCGAGAGATATGAACATAACTTTACACAATTGTCCAACTTTATATCCTCAGAGAGGGAAGGTCTGACACCGTCTACAAACCTCAAAAAGCAGAGCTGCTTCTGCAATATGGCTCATAATACAAGGACTAAGGAAAAAAGTAACCTTCATTTCTTCAAGTTTAGATTTCATTGCTCTAATGACAAGGAATACAAGGACTAGAAAATCGACCCGTTTCTCGAGAGGAAAAAACAGGATGAGCCCCTGACCGCCATGCTTTATGAGGACAACAACCAGGAAAAGCTCGGGGACACAAGGTGGAGAGCTTGGAACTTGACAACTTTGACCCAGAGTTTTCAGCCTAACACCCCCGTCACACTGGTGATCTTGAAACAAGGAAGCAAGAAGAGTTCAAGGAGAAACATTAGCCAAGCATCTGTCCAAGAAAAGTGCCTCAAAAGTGCTCGCCGATTAAGTATTCCCATTAATGacaacagaaagaagaaaaaactctTCCTAATGGAGAAATTCTTCCCTGCAATTCAATTAAGTTAGGGATGATACATATGAAATGTTGTCTCATGCATGCAAGTTAATTGGGAAGTGTACAAACTGGCACAAGAAAGTGCCGATCTACCTATGCACAAGCTTCAATAGCCTAAGTAGAAATATGCAAATGTGCCACAATGAACCAAATGTTGCTACTCAGTAGAAGATCTGCAAACTCAAAACTTACAAAATTCTCCGACAGTATACAGGAATATCTCATCTAGTGAACTGCCAATTAAACATATGTTTAGCTGGCATTAAACAACATGAATCTCAAACTTTCAAGTACTTCTCAACATAAGCCTGCATGTGAAGAAAGACAGAATGTAGATCAGTTCCAAACAGTAGCTCCCTGCAAAGAGCAAAAACTAGGTCTGACATTTATAGCCATCTGATAAAATGGTGGTCAGCCACCATCTTTTATTATGCATATGACGCTTCGtgtgagagtgtgtgtgtgctgtgaaaaataaaaaggaaagaacacgCATTTGATGTATTTTCCAGGAAAAATCATCACTGTACCAATGCCAACTAACCCTTAGTGGATGTAAAATGTTGGCAAACTAGTGGAATGCACTCACCACCTCACCATTCCTCACTAACAGTCAACTCATCATGGATCAATCCATCCACAAATAGTCAACTGACAAGGACTTCCCACATCCTTTTctgtctaaaaaaaaaagggaatctCTACAGTTTCAACCTTGCAGGAAAGGATATAAGCCTTGAGTGTGGAGCTCCTGATATTGAGCTCAAACACTTTGAAGCAGTAGACCCACCTAAGCAGTCATGGGGTGTGCCCTTGCATGTTGTGTGGAGGGGTTTGTAATACTAAAAGAGAGCCACAGTTCATAATATGCACAACTGTGCTGGCATGAGACGGCTGCCCCAGAGAACAAACAATGGCCACAAAATGTTGATAATGTTATGATAGTCTGTTACCATAATGGCTTTCTCAGGCCTATAATTCTGTAAAATGGTTCCAGGTTGCAATCTGTAATCTAAATTACACAGTCAAAAAGAAAAGTAGTGATTTACCTGTACAAGTTTAGTAAGTTTCGATTTTGAAAATGCAAGGTACTGATCAATTCGTTCTTGGGTATTAGGTATCTGAGGCCCTTGTAATGTGCTTGTCACTTTTTCAACTACTTTTTTCACAATAGTCTTGTGAGCTTCCTTACTCATGCGACCTTCCTTCCATGTTGGCTTCAGCATCTCTTTGACAGCCTCCACTAGTGCAAACTTGAACATTCTAATCCCTTTCGCCTCCTTATTTGCCTccttacttttcttttcttcattggtAGTATCACCATGGGCATCGGTTGAATTGTCAGtttgttttccctttccttGATCTTGAGTATCCTTGCATGCCTCGTCCCCCTGAATACCTTTCTTTTGTTCAGGAGCAGAGTTCTGCTGCATAACATCTTTTTTGTTGCTCTCACGAATGCTATAAAGTTCATCGAGCTTCATGTCAGCCTGCTGCTTATCCAAATTTGGTGCACTGCCTTCCAAGATTTTTTGCTGACCATTTTCTGACTGCTGGAGGGGCTCCATACTGTCAGTTATCGGATCATACGGCTTACTTTGGGACAACTGATCCTGATTATGAAGTGAGGGGGCTGCTTCAGTAGGCACTATGATGTTGGGATTTGTAAAGGGCTGGGAAGGTGCCAAAGCAACAGAACCAACAGAATTCAATGAGTTGTACAGTTGTGGAATTTGTTGTACAGTTTCAAATATCTGTGCTAGTGATGCTGAGATGCTTGACATCTGAACAGCACGATCATTGGCAACAGAATTCTGTGAAGTTATCATGCTAGGAGTCATTTGGAGTAGTGCAGGCATTGCATTATTGACCAAGGCAGGCGCACTCACACTATCTGCTTTTGGTGTGTCAAGTTTTTGACATGCTTCAGCCTGAGTCAACAGGACCTGCATGGATGCTGCTATGGGGGCTTGAGAAGGCAGTTGTTGGCTCATACCTGTCACAGGCCAACAAAATGCAGAAATGGGAGCATTGCTTGCAGAAACAGCTATTTGGTTCCACATGTTAGTACTACCAGACTGGGTGTCAGAGCTGCTTGTAGACAAGGTGGTGTTACCATGCTGCTGCTGGAATGACGTGGAAGATTCATCTGGACGGAGAAGGCCAACTTTAGAAGGGGCAATCTCTCTCCATCCATATGGATCTccattcttatgttgattttttgtaTGCAAAGAATCTTCCAGACCTTCCTTGGgtaaaatttgatatttgacATCTTCTTTGGGATCCCCTTTGCTGTCATCTACATGGTGGGGCTCATGCTCCTGTGCTGTATGGTGATTGTATGATTCTAAATTGGCTTCCTTATCTGAACATGAAACATCTAACAATTCAATATTTCCTTTCACATCACCAACTCCTTCAGCACCACTACTTTGACCCCAGTCAGACATATGAGTATCATACTCTGACTTTGCACCCCATTCTGAATATGACTCCCCCTTCGATCTATGACGATCATCTGCCCTTCTTGACCGACCTTCATCTCTTGACCTCTTACCAGAAGTCTCATGAGTAGAGACTTGATGAGAGTACCTGCAAGATGATCCTTTTTGGCAAGAGCCTCTTG belongs to Nymphaea colorata isolate Beijing-Zhang1983 chromosome 13, ASM883128v2, whole genome shotgun sequence and includes:
- the LOC116266819 gene encoding zinc finger CCCH domain-containing protein 38-like, which gives rise to MEEDSSLIGGKELLLKSTRDTGGDMPVDDSSRPAIRAENVVRKRASKWDLVSESSVRDETDKDKSNAETSNAYRNKESKSDWHAPATVNAPSNSWGEWKNDNTDRDGGDAVWCGEQSYATRMSPGLDAWRHRQGSRSPRSGWASSRRSRSRSPPRSFRHDTDDRKERGRREAQGSVPVCISYSKGQCRRGSECKYAHVNNDRDIAKHFNKNIVTERNGHRQERGRYADNGTHSDSHDRHLRSRFPQDDNIRKRDTERERRPTFCRDFRAGRCFRDSGCKYIHDDGVRSSDDFSVKETVLERKHSGSKEGQEVHEHLQEPKHETELRDDREPPCRFFARGSCQKGSSCRYSHQVSTHETSGKRSRDEGRSRRADDRHRSKGESYSEWGAKSEYDTHMSDWGQSSGAEGVGDVKGNIELLDVSCSDKEANLESYNHHTAQEHEPHHVDDSKGDPKEDVKYQILPKEGLEDSLHTKNQHKNGDPYGWREIAPSKVGLLRPDESSTSFQQQHGNTTLSTSSSDTQSGSTNMWNQIAVSASNAPISAFCWPVTGMSQQLPSQAPIAASMQVLLTQAEACQKLDTPKADSVSAPALVNNAMPALLQMTPSMITSQNSVANDRAVQMSSISASLAQIFETVQQIPQLYNSLNSVGSVALAPSQPFTNPNIIVPTEAAPSLHNQDQLSQSKPYDPITDSMEPLQQSENGQQKILEGSAPNLDKQQADMKLDELYSIRESNKKDVMQQNSAPEQKKGIQGDEACKDTQDQGKGKQTDNSTDAHGDTTNEEKKSKEANKEAKGIRMFKFALVEAVKEMLKPTWKEGRMSKEAHKTIVKKVVEKVTSTLQGPQIPNTQERIDQYLAFSKSKLTKLVQAYVEKYLKV